The Romeriopsis navalis LEGE 11480 genomic interval AATGTTGCCTTCGCTTCAGCAAGCTGGGTTTTAGACGTTAACATCTGACGCCGGGGCAATGCACCAACAGAAACTAACCGTGCATCTCCGTCGTACCGCTCTTGAGCTTCTGCCAACTGCGTTTGCGCCTGAGCAACTTCAGTGGCAGCGATTTGACGTTCACGGGACAAGTCTTCCTTTGCAAGGTGCAAGTTTGCCTGTGCTTCTCTTAGACTAACTTCCGCATTGGTTTTTCTATCTAAGGCATCAACCCTTAATTGCAGCAGCTCTAGGCTAGATATCACCGCTATACGCTGTCCCTTTTTGACGCGATCTCCCGGTTTAACTAAAAGTTCAACAACAGTACCTGGGGTCGGAATTGTCACATTTGCCTGACGATTGGGCTGAGTTTCAATCTGTCCTGTGGCTTTAATGCCGACACTAATCCTACGACGCTCAACAGGCTCGATTTTGATGCCAATGCGCTTGGCAATTTCAGCATTGATCTCAACGCTTTTAGGACTGCCTGCATTCCCACCTGTTTCAAATTCATTTCCATGATTATGGCCAGCTCCCGCTAGGGTTGACGTGATGTCTAGAGTTGTAAGGCAACCGATGAATATTCCGGATGTAACTGCTGCTGCAAGTGGTTTACGGAGAATAAAAGACATTAATGGTTCACCAAACTGATGGATGGGGAGAATTCTGGCTAGTCAAAGGGACAACAAACCATCAGCACTCTTTTGTCTTACATGACATGTATAAGTTTAAGGAGTATCACATTCAAAAATAAAATCAAAGTGAAACAAAATCTGACGTTTCAAAAAAGCTGATGCAGCCCTATGTCGGTCCAAGAATATCCTTGATTTTCGCTACCTACTCTCCTAAATCACAGGAGTAGTCTTCTACAGACCAATAAAGCGAAGTCCTATTCACTGGGCCGTGAGCAATGATGGAATCATCGGTCCAGTGTATAAGTTGTCAAACTGCGGGGCTTAAAGTCTTGAAAAGCCCATTGAAAAAGGTTTATAAGGTTCCTGTGAGAAAGATAAGGCGTATGTCAACATACGCCTCTATCCTCAAAATTCCGCTTGACTCTCCCATTAACTGTAGAGTTTAGACTAAAGCATAAGTCAGTAGAGGTTTGATAATGCTTACGTCTTTTCCCTCGCTTCTCAAAATTGGGGAACTCTCCCATCAAAGTGGTGTAACTGTCAAAACCATCCGTTACTACGAAAATCTGGGTCTTCTCACTGCGATAGAGAGAAGTGATGGTAATTTTCGTCTCTTTTCATCTGATATGGTTCAGCGTCTACGATTTATTAAACGCCTTCAATCCCTCGGACTTAGTCTTGTAGAGATACAAGATTGTCTCCAAATCAACGATAGCGGCGAATTGCCTTGTGAAGAGATTGCTACCAAACTTCGGCAGCATATTGAAGAGATCAATCGGCGAATTGATGAACTCATGCAATTACGCCAGGAATTGTCAAACACGCTATCCAACTGGTCGGACTCCCCTAGAGCAATGCTCGGTACTATCTGCCCCAATTTAGGGTCATAGCTCAGAAATAACTCGTTAAGGTTGGTTGGATTATGAAAACACTTCAGCTAAAACTACGTGGTATGAATTGTGCCTCCTGCGCTAATGCAATTGAGGAAGCCATCCAGAATGTATCTGGCGTTGATGTTGGCCATGTGAACTTCAGCATCGAACAAGCCCATATTCAATATGATCCAGATCAAACTAGCCCAGCACAAATTGCTCAAGCTGTTGCAGACATCGGCTATGAAGCAATTCCACAGGATGCCGTCATTGATGATGATAGACAACAGCAACTACAGCATCAGCAATCGCGCGCGCTACGCCGTAAAGTCACGATCGGAATCATTGGCAGTGTCCTCTTAGTGCTCGGGATGCTGGGACATATGGGTCTTGCCACTCCGGCGCTATTAAAGCCACTGGAAAATTCCTGGGTACAGATGATCATTGCTGCTCCCGTTGAATTTTGGGTGGGTTGGCAATTCCATCAGAGTGCATGGAAAGCCTTTCAACACCGCATGGCTGATATGAACACACTAATTTCTGTTGGCACACTTATCGCTTTTCTGTATTCCATCTGGGCCACAGTCACTCCGGATTTTTTTAGAGCGCAGGGCTTACCAGCGGATGTTTACTATGAAGCATCGGCGATGATTATTACCCTGACATTGCTGGGACGCTTGCTGGAAAACCGTGCAAAGAGCGAAACTTCCGCCGCAATTCGGCAACTGATGGGTCTGCAAGCGAAGACTGCTAGGGTAATTCGTGATGGCAGTGAATTTGATATTCCGATCGAAGCTGTCGTGGTCGGTGATATTGTCCTTGTGCGCCCAGGAGAGAAAATTCCAGTCGATGGTGAGGTCGTTTCTGGAAAATCTTCAATCGATGAAGCCATGCTAACTGGGGAAAGTTTGCCTGTAGCTAAGCAAGCAGGTGATTTAGTCATTGGAGCAAGCCTGAATAAAACAGGTAGCTTTAAGTTTCGTGCCACTAAAATTGGACAAGATACAGTGCTGGCTCAAATTGTCCAATTGGTGCAGCAGGCGCAGGGCTCCAAGGCACCAATTCAGAAGCTAGCCGACCAAATTACGAGCTGGTTTGTGCCTGCGGTAATTGCGATCGCGATTTCAACATTCATCACTTGGTATAACATCACGGGCAATCTCACCTTCGCAATTCTAACGATGGTGAGTGTGCTGATTATTGCTTGTCCCTGTGCTTTAGGACTCGCGACACCGACTTCGGTCACTGTCGGAATCGGTAAAGGTGCAGCTAATGGGATCCTAATCAAAAGTGCGGACAGTTTAGAACTAGCGCAACGAGTGCGGACAATTGTGCTGGACAAAACAGGCACCGTTACCCAAGGAAAACCAGAAGTCACGGATGTTTTATTAGATGGCAGCGTTCTTCGAACCATGCCCTTACCCGAGCATCAAGCATTACTGCGCTTAATTGGAACGCTCGAACGTCAATCAGAGCATCCTCTTGCCCAAGCCATTGTCAGCTATCTCACAGATTCACTCAATATGACGGATTTCCCTGAAGCCAATCACTTTGAAGCAATCGTCGGTAGTGGAGTGACAGCCACGGTCATCAATCAAACAGTTCAAGTCGGCACCGTTCGTTGGCTGCAGGAATTAGGTATCGACACTAGTGCTGTTATCCAGCAGAAAGCTAGCTGGGAAAGTCAAGGTAAAACTGTGGTTTGTTTAGCGATCGATGATCAGGTCCGAGGCGTAATTGCCATTGCCGATACAGTCAAACCATCCTCAGCCAAAGCGATTCAAACCTTGCAACGAATGGGCTTAGAAGTTGTTATGTTGACGGGGGATAACCAGCGAACCGCTGAAGCAATTGCGCAATCTGTGGGAATTGAGCGAGTTGTGGCTGAGGTGCGCCCTGACCAGAAAGCAAATGCCGTCAAACAGCTTCAAGCAAAGGGCGAGCGTGTTGCCATGGTGGGGGATGGAATTAATGATGCTCCAGCTTTGGCTCAGGCAGATGTCGGAATCGCGATTGGCACCGGGACAGATGTCGCGATTGCTACGGCTGATATTGTGCTAATTTCTGGTGATTTGAACGGTATTCCAGCATCAATTCATCTCAGCCGTGCCACGATGCGAAATATTCGCCAAAATCTTCTCTTTGCCTTTGGCTACAATGTTGCTGGTATTCCGATCGCGGCTGGTATTTTATTCCCGCTTTTCCAATGGTTACTCAGCCCGATTATTGCGGGAGCAGCGATGGCACTAAGCTCAGTTTCCGTTGTTACAAATGCCCTACGGTTACGGCAGATTAGGCTTTAGGAGAAAAATCATGCGTTTAGTACGGTTTACTAGGCTTCTGACGATGAGTGCCATACTATTGCTGACTTCATCGGTTCATGCGAGGGAAGACAACTCGATCAATTCCCAGCAAGCATTACGCTCAATCGAGCAACCATTAAGTCGCAAAGTCATCATTACTCTTGCTGGTATCGGTCTCATTGGCACAGAACTATGGTGGTTTCTTGGAAAATCGCGCCAAGTTCAACAAGCTGATAGCTCGACCGAGATCCAAACACAAACCATTATTGTTGACGGTGGCTATCAACCCGATACAGTCGTTGTCCAAGCTGGTAAACCAGTACACCTGAGATTTCAACGCCAAGATAGTAATAGTTGCCTAGATCAGATCTTGTTACCTGATTTTGGGGTTCAGCTTCATCTGACGATGAATGAAATAACCACCGTAAAATTTACGCCGACTGAACCGGGGGAATATGCTTTCACCTGTGGGATGCAGATGTTTCGTGGCACGGTCGTCGTGCAATAGTTTCATTTCATCTTGATTTCATCCTCTCTGTGTTGAATGGGATTGAGCTATAAAACGGCGTTCCGAGGTCATCAAGCATTATGCGGCTCTTGCTGGTAGAAGATGAAGCAGATTTAGCACTCGCTGTTCAAAAGACTC includes:
- a CDS encoding heavy metal-responsive transcriptional regulator, yielding MLTSFPSLLKIGELSHQSGVTVKTIRYYENLGLLTAIERSDGNFRLFSSDMVQRLRFIKRLQSLGLSLVEIQDCLQINDSGELPCEEIATKLRQHIEEINRRIDELMQLRQELSNTLSNWSDSPRAMLGTICPNLGS
- a CDS encoding heavy metal translocating P-type ATPase, with product MKTLQLKLRGMNCASCANAIEEAIQNVSGVDVGHVNFSIEQAHIQYDPDQTSPAQIAQAVADIGYEAIPQDAVIDDDRQQQLQHQQSRALRRKVTIGIIGSVLLVLGMLGHMGLATPALLKPLENSWVQMIIAAPVEFWVGWQFHQSAWKAFQHRMADMNTLISVGTLIAFLYSIWATVTPDFFRAQGLPADVYYEASAMIITLTLLGRLLENRAKSETSAAIRQLMGLQAKTARVIRDGSEFDIPIEAVVVGDIVLVRPGEKIPVDGEVVSGKSSIDEAMLTGESLPVAKQAGDLVIGASLNKTGSFKFRATKIGQDTVLAQIVQLVQQAQGSKAPIQKLADQITSWFVPAVIAIAISTFITWYNITGNLTFAILTMVSVLIIACPCALGLATPTSVTVGIGKGAANGILIKSADSLELAQRVRTIVLDKTGTVTQGKPEVTDVLLDGSVLRTMPLPEHQALLRLIGTLERQSEHPLAQAIVSYLTDSLNMTDFPEANHFEAIVGSGVTATVINQTVQVGTVRWLQELGIDTSAVIQQKASWESQGKTVVCLAIDDQVRGVIAIADTVKPSSAKAIQTLQRMGLEVVMLTGDNQRTAEAIAQSVGIERVVAEVRPDQKANAVKQLQAKGERVAMVGDGINDAPALAQADVGIAIGTGTDVAIATADIVLISGDLNGIPASIHLSRATMRNIRQNLLFAFGYNVAGIPIAAGILFPLFQWLLSPIIAGAAMALSSVSVVTNALRLRQIRL
- a CDS encoding cupredoxin domain-containing protein gives rise to the protein MSAILLLTSSVHAREDNSINSQQALRSIEQPLSRKVIITLAGIGLIGTELWWFLGKSRQVQQADSSTEIQTQTIIVDGGYQPDTVVVQAGKPVHLRFQRQDSNSCLDQILLPDFGVQLHLTMNEITTVKFTPTEPGEYAFTCGMQMFRGTVVVQ